The Streptomyces achromogenes DNA segment GCGCCGGGCACGGGCTGATCGGCATGCGTGAACGGGTCGGCATGGTGGGAGGCACCCTGGACGCGGGCCCGCGACCGGGCGGAGGATTCCGGATCAGCGCCCTGCTCCCGCTCAAACCGGCTTGACGCTGACGCGCGCCCCTCGTTGACACCTGTCACGCCCCCGTGAACCGCCCGCTCCACCCCGCCCGCCTCCGCCCCACGCTCACCCGACAGAAGAACGGAAGAGGACCCGATGACGATCCGCGTGATGCTCGTCGACGACCAGGTGCTGTTGCGCACCGGGTTCCGGATGGTGCTCGCCGCCCAGCCGGACATGGAGGTCGTGGCGGAGGCGGGCGACGGCGTCGAGGCCCTTCAGGTGGTGCGTTCCACGGAGGTGGACGTCGTGCTGATGGACGTCCGGATGCCGAAACTGGACGGCGTCGAGGCCACCCGGCGCATCTGCGAGGAGCCCGACCCTCCGAAGGTGCTGATCCTGACCACCTTCGACCTCGACGAGTACGCGTTCTCCGGGCTGAAGGCGGGTGCCTCCGGCTTCATGCTCAAGGACGTCCCGCCCGGCGAGCTGCTCGCCGCGATCCGCTCCGTGCACAGCGGTGACGCGGTGGTCGCGCCCTCCACCACCCGCCGCCTCCTGGACCGGTTCGCGCCGATGCTGCCCGCCACCGGAGGCGAGCCCCGGCACAAGGAGCTGGAGCGGCTGACGGAGCGCGAACGCGAGGTGATG contains these protein-coding regions:
- a CDS encoding response regulator, encoding MTIRVMLVDDQVLLRTGFRMVLAAQPDMEVVAEAGDGVEALQVVRSTEVDVVLMDVRMPKLDGVEATRRICEEPDPPKVLILTTFDLDEYAFSGLKAGASGFMLKDVPPGELLAAIRSVHSGDAVVAPSTTRRLLDRFAPMLPATGGEPRHKELERLTEREREVMVLVAQGLSNGEIAARLVLSEATVKTHVGRILTKLGLRDRVQVVVLAYETGLVRAGGH